The following proteins are co-located in the Brevibacillus laterosporus DSM 25 genome:
- a CDS encoding prohibitin family protein, giving the protein MSNRNWFVLGGSLVGTLIIGVLIYLALTLTIISPGYVGVVYDRSGGLEEETLKPGWHTVYPTQKVTEYPISTETVHYKGESAFRIATKDGKVVTAELMYSYHMDEKRIPHLFAKFRGRSDDDIEATYMKDRLSATIQTITSNYGVLEVYGDKRGEINVKVMEAFKKDLDSVGIVIETFNFSKIEPDGESLKAIQSLVDSQLKLEQLKIEKAQAEVTAEKQLVEAQGNAEAKIAEAQGTAQANAKLQQSITQHLIDYEMAKRWDGKYPQVMGGNTITQLPALPTAGK; this is encoded by the coding sequence ATGAGTAATCGTAACTGGTTCGTCCTTGGTGGTAGTTTAGTAGGTACTCTCATAATTGGTGTACTGATCTATCTGGCGTTGACATTAACCATAATATCCCCTGGGTATGTTGGTGTGGTATACGACCGCTCAGGTGGATTAGAGGAAGAAACCTTGAAACCTGGTTGGCACACAGTTTATCCTACTCAAAAAGTGACAGAATACCCAATTAGCACTGAAACCGTACATTACAAGGGAGAAAGTGCATTCCGTATAGCAACGAAGGATGGCAAAGTCGTAACAGCCGAGTTAATGTATTCTTACCATATGGATGAGAAACGTATACCACATTTATTTGCCAAGTTCCGTGGTCGCTCTGATGATGACATTGAAGCGACCTACATGAAAGACCGCCTCTCTGCTACCATCCAGACAATAACTTCAAATTACGGTGTGCTTGAAGTATATGGTGATAAACGTGGCGAGATTAACGTAAAGGTTATGGAAGCATTTAAGAAAGACCTTGACTCTGTTGGAATCGTGATCGAAACCTTTAACTTCAGTAAAATTGAGCCTGACGGTGAATCTCTCAAGGCTATTCAGTCCTTAGTTGACTCACAGCTCAAGCTTGAGCAGTTGAAGATCGAAAAGGCTCAAGCTGAAGTAACTGCTGAAAAGCAGTTGGTGGAAGCTCAAGGTAACGCCGAAGCCAAGATTGCGGAAGCTCAAGGTACAGCTCAGGCGAACGCTAAGCTCCAACAGTCTATCACTCAACATTTAATCGACTACGAAATGGCTAAGCGTTGGGATGGTAAGTACCCTCAGGTAATGGGTGGTAATACGATCACACAACTCCCTGCATTACCTACGGCTGGCAAATAA
- a CDS encoding matrixin family metalloprotease codes for MRKKLKIAIVTTLSCVSLFSAVAYADYGKKYLFTGGLRASDVKKIKYVIAGGSSSYQRNVMKAGVEAWNGISSKVKLTEGNSGAKVSVILTNADNDDLYGIMMPFSNGARDYDLDEIWDNIDVIGYDNTLSRIGLSEQRGVFTHEMGHALSLAHNNSDSDLIMHPYALSTDIQTDDEKNLKLKWGK; via the coding sequence ATGAGAAAAAAACTAAAGATTGCAATTGTTACTACTTTATCATGTGTATCTCTTTTTTCTGCTGTAGCATATGCTGATTACGGCAAGAAATATCTGTTTACGGGAGGGTTACGGGCTTCAGATGTTAAGAAAATCAAGTATGTAATAGCTGGCGGAAGTTCTTCCTATCAAAGAAATGTAATGAAAGCTGGAGTTGAGGCTTGGAACGGAATTTCATCAAAGGTTAAGCTAACTGAGGGTAACTCTGGTGCAAAAGTGAGTGTGATACTCACAAATGCTGATAATGATGATTTATATGGGATTATGATGCCATTTAGCAATGGAGCTAGAGATTATGATCTAGATGAAATTTGGGACAACATAGATGTTATTGGATATGACAATACTCTATCGAGAATTGGGCTTAGCGAACAAAGGGGCGTATTTACTCACGAGATGGGACATGCATTGAGTTTAGCACATAATAACTCAGACTCAGATTTGATTATGCACCCATATGCATTAAGTACAGATATTCAGACAGATGATGAGAAAAATCTGAAGTTGAAGTGGGGGAAATAG